One window from the genome of Babylonia areolata isolate BAREFJ2019XMU chromosome 11, ASM4173473v1, whole genome shotgun sequence encodes:
- the LOC143287564 gene encoding translocon-associated protein subunit gamma-like translates to MAGGNKNKLSREEELLLQDFSRNVSTKSSALFYGNALIVSAIPIWLFWRIHQMDLYQSAIFFVVGTIVSTYLVAMAYKNVKFILKHKVAVKREDAVAQEVMKKLADDKKMTKKEKDERILWKKNEVADYEATTFSIFYNNALYLVLLIVVSFYILKNFSAPVNYMVSVGVSSGLLALFSTSQK, encoded by the exons ATGGccggtggaaacaagaacaagttGTCTCGCGAAGAAGAGCTTTTGCTGCAGGATTTCAGCCGCAATGTCTCGACGAAGTCGTCGGCATTGTTTTATGGCAACGCACTGATCGTATCTGCCATCCCAATAT GGTTATTTTGGCGTATCCACCAGATGGATCTGTACCAGTCAGCTATTTTTTTTGTGGTGGGCACCATCGTCAGCACCTATCTGGTTGCCATGGCATACAAGAATGTCAAGTTTATTCTGAAGCACAA AGTTGCAGTGAAGCGTGAGGATGCCGTTGCTCAGGAAGTGATGAAGAAGCTGGCCGATGACAAGAAAATGACCAAGAAGGAAAAAGATGAAAG AATCCTGTGGAAGAAGAATGAGGTGGCAGACTATGAGGCGACAACCTTCTCCATCTTTTACAACAACGCCCTGTACCTGGTGCTGCTGATCGTGGTGTCTTTCTACATCCTCAAGAACTTTAGCGCGCCTGT AAACTACATGGTGTCTGTGGGGGTGTCATCAGGCCTGTTGGCTCTCTTCTCCACCAGCCAGAAGTGA